A segment of the Pseudomonas versuta genome:
TGGTCGGACTACGACACCAGCATCATGTCGGCGGGCGGCGGTATTTTCTCGCGCAGTGCGAAAAGCATCGCTATCTCGCCCGAGATGAAAGAGCGTTTTGCGATCACTGCCGACAAACTGACGCCTACAGAATTGCTCAATGCCTTGCTCAAAGCGCCGGTAGACCTGTTGTGGAACGGCGGTATCGGTACTTACGTCAAGGCCAGCAGCGAAAGCCACGCCGATGTAGGCGACAAGGCCAACGATGCGCTGCGTGTAAACGGCAATGAGTTGCGCTGCAAGGTTGTGGGCGAGGGCGGTAACCTGGGCATGACCCAATTGGGTCGTGTCGAATTCAACCTCAATGGCGGCGGCTCCAATACCGACTTCATCGACAACGCCGGTGGTGTGGACTGCTCTGACCACGAAGTGAATATCAAGATCCTGCTCAATGAAGTGGTGCAGGCTGGCGATATGACCGAGAAGCAGCGTAACCAGCTGTTGGGCAGCATGACTGATGAAGTCGGCGGCCTGGTGTTGGGCAACAACTACAAGCAGACACAGGCCATTTCCCTGGCGGCGCGCCGTGCATACGAGCGCATTGCTGAATACAAGCGCCTGATGAGCGATCTGGAAGCCCGTGGCAAGCTGGACCGCGCCATTGAGTTCCTGCCGTCCGAAGAGCAACTCAACGAGCGCGTAGCGGCTGGCCATGGCCTGACCCGTGCCGAACTGTCGGTGTTGATCTCGTACAGCAAAATCGACCTCAAGGAATCCTTGCTCAACTCTCAGGTGCCGGATGACGACTACCTGACCCGCGACATGGAAACCGCGTTCCCGCCCATGCTGGTCAGCAAGTTCGCTGCGGCCATGCGTCGTCACCGTCTGAAGCGTGAAATCGTCAGTACCCAGATTGCCAACGATCTGGTCAACCATATGGGCATCACCTTTGTGGAGCGCCTGAAAGAGTCGACCGGCATGAGTGCAGCCAATGTGGCGGGTGCTTATGTGATCGTGCGCGACATTTTCCACCTCCCGCACTGGTTCCGTCAGATCGAGGCGCTGGACTATCAGGTCCCGGCCGAAATCCAGCTGGCGTTGATGGACGAGTTGATGCGTCTGGGTCGTCGCGCTACCCGCTGGTTCCTGCGCAGCCGTCGCAATGAACTGGATGCTGCACGCGATGTGGCACATTTTGGTCCGCATCTGGCGGCGCTGGGTCTTAAGCTCGACGAGCTGTTGGAAGGCGCAACCCGTGAAGGCTGGCAGACCCGCTACCAGGCTTATGTCGAAGCCGGTGTCCCGGAGTTGCTGGCACGGATGGTGGCCGGTACTACGCACCTGTACACCTTGCTGCCGATTATCGAGGCTTCGGATGTAACCGGTCAGAATGCCGCGGATGTGGCCAAGGCGTACTTTGCCGTCGGCAGCGCGTTGGACCTCACCTGGTACCTGCAGCAGATCAGCAACCTGCCGGTGGAGAACAACTGGCAGGCGCTGGCCCGTGAAGCGTTCCGCGATGATATCGACTGGCAGCAGCGTGCAATTACCGTTTCGGTACTGCAAATGGCTGATGCCCCTGCCGAAATCGAAGAGCGGCTGGCGTTGTGGCTTGAGCAGAACAACTCGATGGTTGAGCGCTGGCGCTCGATGCTGGTGGATCTGCGAGCCGCCACGGGCAATGACTACGCGATGTATGCAGTAGCCAACCGTGAGCTGCTTGACCTGGCGTTGAGTGGTCAGTCAGGGCTCTGACAGCCTGAGCAATAAAACAAAGCCCCGGCTCGGATGAGTCGGGGCTTTTTTGTGTCCGGGGTGGGGCGGGGAAGTCAGATCCCGATATTGCCCAGGGTTTGAACGATATTGCGCAGGGTGCCGGCCAGGGCAGGGTGTTCAACCTCGAAGCGTTCTACCGCCAGATTAACGTTGTCGACAAGGCTGGCGTCCTGGGTTGCCGTTTCTACTTTGATCTGGGCATCAATCTGTTCGGCGAGCTTGTTGAGTTCGGCTCGATCATCAAATGAAAGCGGCGGGGTTTTATCGAGCTGCTCGCGCAGGGAGTCGAGTTGTTTTTGCAGATCGCTGGCAGGCATAGCATTCATCCTTTATTGATAGGCTCTGTATAGACCTTCGCAGTGCACAAAAGGTCTGTGACTGGGCTCTAGATTAATCCACTGGGCTCAAGCATGCATGATCTCGATCAAAATCCCTATTGCGGGTTTTCGGAAGGAGGGCGCGCATTTCATAACAAATGTAAATATTTGCGGAACGCCTGGTACAAACTCCAGTCAGTTGAGGGCGTTTCTATGGGTGCCTGAAATCCAATTGCCGTTATACTCTGCGCCTGACCCGGGGCGTAGCGCCCAAGAATTAAGTATTTTTTAGGAGCTTTGCTATGCGCTGGACTGATCGTCTTGCTCACATATGTGTTTGTGCCGGTGTTGCAATGGTCCCATTCACCGCCAATGCCGCCACCGAAGATGACCCGTGGGAAGGGGTAAACCGTGTCATTTTCAAATTTAACGAAAAACTCGACACCTATGCCTTGAAGCCACTTGCCCAGGGCTACCAGTTCATCACTCCGCAATTTCTGGAGGATGGCATCCACAACATGTATCGAAATATCGGCGACGTGCGCAACCTGGCCAACGATGTATTGCAGGCCAAGCCGCATGCAGCGGGCGTGGATACAGCCCGCCTATTGATGAACACCACCCTGGGTGTGGCGGGTTTCTTTGATGTGGGCACTAAGATGGGCCTGCAGCGCAACAGTGAAGACTTCGGTCAAACTCTCGGGTATTGGGGCGTGCCTAGCGGTCCTTACGTGATGCTGCCGCTCTTGGGGCCGAGCACCGTACGTGATGCGGTTGCGATTTATCCGGATGGCTACGCCGAACCGTACCGCTACATGAATGACATCCCGGCCCGTAACATGGCGATCGGCATGGACATTATTGATACCCGCGCCAGCTTGCTGTCTGCTGAAAAGCTCATTACGGGTGACAAATACGTCTTTATCCGCAATGCGTATCTGCAAAACCGCGAGTTCAAGATCAAAGACGGTCAGGTTGAAGACGACTTTTAACCCTTGCGATTTTGATTCGGAAAAACGGCCCTCGGGGCCGTTTTTTGCATTATCGGGATCGGATAAAGATAGGTTTTATCATGTCTCAGACCTTGGTTTTAGTTGCCGTTCCCTTGGTTCTTATAACCCGCAGGAATTTAACTTGACGAAGACCTGCGGCCACCATCGGCCTGAGCTTGAAACCCCCCGCGGATGGGAGTACCGTCTGCGCCTTACACGGGCACCTTTGTAGGATCGAGCGATAACATCGATTTGAATCAGGGATGTTCAAAAGCCAATTCAGTCGTTGAGCCCGACCCGTTCGAGCTCCTACGCCAACCTAATTCTGGCGCCATTTGCCCACATGCAAAAAACCAGTGCCACGTTGCTGATCATTGACGACGACGAAGTAGTACGCGCCAGTCTGGCTGCCTACTTGGAAGACAGCGGCTTCAGCGTCCTGCAGGCCAGCAATGGCATCCAGGGTCTTCAGGTGTTCGAGCAAGAGCAGCCAGATTTAGTGATCTGTGACTTGCGCATGCCACAAATGAGTGGCCTGGAGTTGATTCGCCAGGTATCGCAACGCTCCTCACAAACCCCCGTAATCGTAATCTCGGGTGCTGGCGTGATGAGCGATGTGGTCGAGGCGCTGCGTTTGGGTGCTGCCGACTACCTGATCAAGCCGCTCGAAGATCTCGCCGTTCTGGAGCACTCCGTTCACCGGGCTCTGGATCGTGCCCGGCTTTTGGTAGAGAACCAGCGCTACCGCGACAAGCTGGAGTCTGCCAACCGCGAACTTGAAGCGAGTTTGCATTTATTGCAGGAAGACCAGAATGCGGGTCGGCAGGTTCAGATGAACATGTTGCCGATCAGTCCTTGGTCCATTGATGATTTTCACTTTGCTCACCAGATCATTCCTTCACTGTATTTGTCCGGCGATTTCGTGGATTACTTCAGGGTCGATGAGCGACGAGTTGCGTTCTATCTGGCTGATGTTTCCGGTCACGGTGCGTCATCCGCGTTTGTAACGGTGCTGCTCAAATTCATGACCACGCGCTTGTTGTTTGAGTCCAAGCGCAACGGCACCCTGCCAGAATTCAAGCCTTCAGAGGTGCTTGGCCACATCAACCGTGGCCTGATCAATTGCAAGCTGGGCAAGCACGTGACCATGGTGGGCGGTGTCATCGATGAAGAAACCGGCGTGCTGACTTACAGCATTGGCGGGCACCTACCATTGCCGGTGCTTTACACGCCTGACAGCGTGGGCTACCTGGAAGGGCGAGGGCTGCCCGTTGGCCTGTTTAACGAAGCCACGTATGAAGATCATGTCCTGAAATTGCCGGAAGCCTTCAGTCTTACTCTGATGTCGGATGGAATTTTGGACCTTTTGACCGAGCAGACGCTCAAAGAGAAAGAGGCAGCTTTGCCACAACTGGTAAAAGCTGCAGGCGGCAGCCTGGATGGTCTGCGCCGAGAGTTCGGATTAGCTACGCTAGGGGAGATGCCGGATGATATCGCCTTGTTGGTGTTAAGCAGGAA
Coding sequences within it:
- a CDS encoding DUF4404 family protein, producing the protein MPASDLQKQLDSLREQLDKTPPLSFDDRAELNKLAEQIDAQIKVETATQDASLVDNVNLAVERFEVEHPALAGTLRNIVQTLGNIGI
- the rssB gene encoding two-component system response regulator RssB, with translation MQKTSATLLIIDDDEVVRASLAAYLEDSGFSVLQASNGIQGLQVFEQEQPDLVICDLRMPQMSGLELIRQVSQRSSQTPVIVISGAGVMSDVVEALRLGAADYLIKPLEDLAVLEHSVHRALDRARLLVENQRYRDKLESANRELEASLHLLQEDQNAGRQVQMNMLPISPWSIDDFHFAHQIIPSLYLSGDFVDYFRVDERRVAFYLADVSGHGASSAFVTVLLKFMTTRLLFESKRNGTLPEFKPSEVLGHINRGLINCKLGKHVTMVGGVIDEETGVLTYSIGGHLPLPVLYTPDSVGYLEGRGLPVGLFNEATYEDHVLKLPEAFSLTLMSDGILDLLTEQTLKEKEAALPQLVKAAGGSLDGLRREFGLATLGEMPDDIALLVLSRNLK
- a CDS encoding VacJ family lipoprotein → MRWTDRLAHICVCAGVAMVPFTANAATEDDPWEGVNRVIFKFNEKLDTYALKPLAQGYQFITPQFLEDGIHNMYRNIGDVRNLANDVLQAKPHAAGVDTARLLMNTTLGVAGFFDVGTKMGLQRNSEDFGQTLGYWGVPSGPYVMLPLLGPSTVRDAVAIYPDGYAEPYRYMNDIPARNMAIGMDIIDTRASLLSAEKLITGDKYVFIRNAYLQNREFKIKDGQVEDDF